The proteins below are encoded in one region of Takifugu rubripes chromosome 1, fTakRub1.2, whole genome shotgun sequence:
- the LOC101074325 gene encoding epidermal growth factor receptor kinase substrate 8-like protein 1 isoform X2, which yields MTYISRYLVNHLLTFSLQDGDVQGVEEAQARLSFLAQNQKLWSQQMFLDVGEEAILLRDIQSLDELESYSYKSIYRCDAVNSEKHFPSLLLLVCQSAAQKKPDIHFFNCETVKAEKIRDDITQAVTDSSKTRSKNISDHLRLPQNIDNMIDPFDIPSPPIPHAPNPPPVNPPPYPGLRVNGGPEISFLRAEREVGILNHCFDDIENFMAKLQQTAEAAMVLNQRKKKNKKKSKKQSSEEDLLTAKARPPPEEEFVDIFQKFKYCFSLLARLKSAISNPSAEDLVHHVFKPLDMMVKTTGGPAMGGSVSSPALTNAAVTLLQDNLSEEERQLWTSLGPNWTLPRSQLRGPVAPYVPVFYDGWKPETLRPDGQVWEDPVESQHKHEDLQAKREQQQPPQPVRPAITSSSDATDGSPVPPERLYSCMYDFIARNSTELSVQQGETLEVLESSKRWWKCRNYFNQVGFVPFNILQPMTHVESPVSSRPPSAPAPPPLPKTFSVVPPSPPVLHPSHSPQRPRSLPPYSQNIPAADDTENKAMLVNDELLHRLTNGKANLNKPLVIQRSSETSIPLDYDSSPEEVGEWLRGKGFSEPTVTCLGVLTGAQLFSLNKDELRAVIPEEGARVYSQLTVQKALLEDARRATELEEVMEKQKMKVDLKLESSTL from the exons ATGACATACATCTCAAGATATCTGGTCAAC caCCTCCTGACCTTCTCACTCCAAGATGGGGACGTGCAGGGTGTGGAGGAAGCCCAGGCACGACTCTCCTTCCTGGCTCAGAACCAAAAGCTGTGGAGTCAACAGATGTTCCTGGATGTTGGAGAAGAAGCTATTCTCCTCAGAGACATCCAGAGCCTG gacgAGCTGGAGAGCTACTCCTATAAATCCATCTACCGCTGCGATGCAGTCAACTCTGAAAAACACTTCCCTTCGCTCCTGTTGTTGGTCTGCCAGAGTGCCGCGCAGAAGAAGCCTGACATCCATTTTTTCAACTGCGAGACGGTGAAG GCCGAGAAGATCCGTGATGACATTACGCAGGCAGTTACTGATTCCTCAAAAACACGGAGCAAGAACATCTCTGATCACCTCAG gCTACCTCAGAACATCGATAACATGATTGACCCCTTTGACATCCCgagcccccccatcccacacgCTCCGAACCCCCCACCGGTCAACCCTCCACCGTACCCGGGACTGAGAG TCAACGGTGGACCTGAAATCTCCTTCCTGCGAGCAGAAAGAGAAGTG GGGATCCTCAATCACTGCTTCGACGACATCGAGAACTTCATGGCCAAGTTGCAGCAGACTGCAGAGGCGGCGATGGTGCTgaaccagaggaagaagaaaaacaagaagaagagtAAAAAGCAAAGTTCAGAAG AAGATTTACTCACTGCCAAGGCCCGGCCTCCACCAGAGGAGGAATTCGTCGACATCTTCCAGAAATTTAAATATTGCTTCAGCTTGCTG GCCCGTTTGAAATCAGCCATCTCCAACCCGTCAGCAGAGGACCTGGTCCACCACGTCTTCAAACCACTGGACATG ATGGTGAAGACGACCGGGGGGCCGGCCATGGGAGGCTCGGTGTCCAGCCCCGCCTTGACCAACGCCGCCGTCACGCTTCTACAAGACAACCTGAGCGAGGAGGAAAGGCAGCTGTGGACGTCTCTCGGCCCCAACTGGACCCTCCCACG TTCTCAGCTCAGAGGACCAGTAGCGCCGTACGTCCCTGTTTTCTATGACGGCTGGAAACCAGAAACCCTGAGGCCAGACGGGCAGGTTTGGGAAGATCCGGTTGAGTCACAGCACAAACATGAGGACCTCCAGGCCAAACGAGAG cagcagcagccacctcAGCCTGTCCGACCTGCAATCACCAGCAGCAGTGACGCAAC AGACGGCAGCCCAGTCCCACCCGAGAGGCTCTACAGCTGCATGTATGATTTCATAGCGAGGAACAGCACGGAGCTGTCGGTGCAGCAGGGGGAGACACTTGAG GTGCTTGAGTCCTCCAAGCGCTGGTGGAAGTGTAGGAATTACTTCAACCAGGTCGGATTTGTCCCCTTCAACATCCTCCAGCCCATGACCCACGTGGAGAGCCCAGTGAGCAGCAGACCCCCCAGT GCGCCGGCCCCGCCGCCCCTCCCAAAGACCTTCTCCGTAGTCCCACCCAGCCCGCCGGTTCTACACCCCTCACACTCCCCGCAGCGACCGCGCAGCTTACCGCCTTACAGCCAGAACATACCAGCTGCAGATGACACGGAAAATAAAG CCATGCTGGTCAATGACGAGCTGCTCCACAGGCTGACCAACGGAAAGGCCAATCTGAACAAACCTCTGGTCATCCAGCGCTCATCAGAGACCTCCATTCCTCTCGATTACGACTCTTCCCCAGAGGAAGTAGGCGAGTGGCTGAGAGGAAAAGGCTTCAGTGAACC AACAGTCACATGTCTGGGCGTGCTGACAGGAGCCCAGCTCTTCTCCCTCAACAAGGACGAGCTACGCGCCGTGATTCCAGAGGAGGGCGCCAGAGTGTACAGTCAGCTCACCGTGCAGAAAGCGCTGCTGGAG GATGCCAGACGAGCCACAGAACtggaggaagtgatggagaaaCAGAAGATGAAGGTTGACCTGAAGCTGGAGAGCAGTACCCTGTGA
- the LOC101074325 gene encoding epidermal growth factor receptor kinase substrate 8-like protein 1 isoform X1, with translation MTYISRYLVNHLLTFSLQDGDVQGVEEAQARLSFLAQNQKLWSQQMFLDVGEEAILLRDIQSLDELESYSYKSIYRCDAVNSEKHFPSLLLLVCQSAAQKKPDIHFFNCETVKAEKIRDDITQAVTDSSKTRSKNISDHLRLPQNIDNMIDPFDIPSPPIPHAPNPPPVNPPPYPGLRVNGGPEISFLRAEREVGILNHCFDDIENFMAKLQQTAEAAMVLNQRKKKNKKKSKKQSSEEDLLTAKARPPPEEEFVDIFQKFKYCFSLLARLKSAISNPSAEDLVHHVFKPLDMMVKTTGGPAMGGSVSSPALTNAAVTLLQDNLSEEERQLWTSLGPNWTLPRSQLRGPVAPYVPVFYDGWKPETLRPDGQVWEDPVESQHKHEDLQAKREQQQPPQPVRPAITSSSDATRDGSPVPPERLYSCMYDFIARNSTELSVQQGETLEVLESSKRWWKCRNYFNQVGFVPFNILQPMTHVESPVSSRPPSAPAPPPLPKTFSVVPPSPPVLHPSHSPQRPRSLPPYSQNIPAADDTENKAMLVNDELLHRLTNGKANLNKPLVIQRSSETSIPLDYDSSPEEVGEWLRGKGFSEPTVTCLGVLTGAQLFSLNKDELRAVIPEEGARVYSQLTVQKALLEDARRATELEEVMEKQKMKVDLKLESSTL, from the exons ATGACATACATCTCAAGATATCTGGTCAAC caCCTCCTGACCTTCTCACTCCAAGATGGGGACGTGCAGGGTGTGGAGGAAGCCCAGGCACGACTCTCCTTCCTGGCTCAGAACCAAAAGCTGTGGAGTCAACAGATGTTCCTGGATGTTGGAGAAGAAGCTATTCTCCTCAGAGACATCCAGAGCCTG gacgAGCTGGAGAGCTACTCCTATAAATCCATCTACCGCTGCGATGCAGTCAACTCTGAAAAACACTTCCCTTCGCTCCTGTTGTTGGTCTGCCAGAGTGCCGCGCAGAAGAAGCCTGACATCCATTTTTTCAACTGCGAGACGGTGAAG GCCGAGAAGATCCGTGATGACATTACGCAGGCAGTTACTGATTCCTCAAAAACACGGAGCAAGAACATCTCTGATCACCTCAG gCTACCTCAGAACATCGATAACATGATTGACCCCTTTGACATCCCgagcccccccatcccacacgCTCCGAACCCCCCACCGGTCAACCCTCCACCGTACCCGGGACTGAGAG TCAACGGTGGACCTGAAATCTCCTTCCTGCGAGCAGAAAGAGAAGTG GGGATCCTCAATCACTGCTTCGACGACATCGAGAACTTCATGGCCAAGTTGCAGCAGACTGCAGAGGCGGCGATGGTGCTgaaccagaggaagaagaaaaacaagaagaagagtAAAAAGCAAAGTTCAGAAG AAGATTTACTCACTGCCAAGGCCCGGCCTCCACCAGAGGAGGAATTCGTCGACATCTTCCAGAAATTTAAATATTGCTTCAGCTTGCTG GCCCGTTTGAAATCAGCCATCTCCAACCCGTCAGCAGAGGACCTGGTCCACCACGTCTTCAAACCACTGGACATG ATGGTGAAGACGACCGGGGGGCCGGCCATGGGAGGCTCGGTGTCCAGCCCCGCCTTGACCAACGCCGCCGTCACGCTTCTACAAGACAACCTGAGCGAGGAGGAAAGGCAGCTGTGGACGTCTCTCGGCCCCAACTGGACCCTCCCACG TTCTCAGCTCAGAGGACCAGTAGCGCCGTACGTCCCTGTTTTCTATGACGGCTGGAAACCAGAAACCCTGAGGCCAGACGGGCAGGTTTGGGAAGATCCGGTTGAGTCACAGCACAAACATGAGGACCTCCAGGCCAAACGAGAG cagcagcagccacctcAGCCTGTCCGACCTGCAATCACCAGCAGCAGTGACGCAAC CAGAGACGGCAGCCCAGTCCCACCCGAGAGGCTCTACAGCTGCATGTATGATTTCATAGCGAGGAACAGCACGGAGCTGTCGGTGCAGCAGGGGGAGACACTTGAG GTGCTTGAGTCCTCCAAGCGCTGGTGGAAGTGTAGGAATTACTTCAACCAGGTCGGATTTGTCCCCTTCAACATCCTCCAGCCCATGACCCACGTGGAGAGCCCAGTGAGCAGCAGACCCCCCAGT GCGCCGGCCCCGCCGCCCCTCCCAAAGACCTTCTCCGTAGTCCCACCCAGCCCGCCGGTTCTACACCCCTCACACTCCCCGCAGCGACCGCGCAGCTTACCGCCTTACAGCCAGAACATACCAGCTGCAGATGACACGGAAAATAAAG CCATGCTGGTCAATGACGAGCTGCTCCACAGGCTGACCAACGGAAAGGCCAATCTGAACAAACCTCTGGTCATCCAGCGCTCATCAGAGACCTCCATTCCTCTCGATTACGACTCTTCCCCAGAGGAAGTAGGCGAGTGGCTGAGAGGAAAAGGCTTCAGTGAACC AACAGTCACATGTCTGGGCGTGCTGACAGGAGCCCAGCTCTTCTCCCTCAACAAGGACGAGCTACGCGCCGTGATTCCAGAGGAGGGCGCCAGAGTGTACAGTCAGCTCACCGTGCAGAAAGCGCTGCTGGAG GATGCCAGACGAGCCACAGAACtggaggaagtgatggagaaaCAGAAGATGAAGGTTGACCTGAAGCTGGAGAGCAGTACCCTGTGA
- the LOC101074325 gene encoding epidermal growth factor receptor kinase substrate 8-like protein 1 isoform X4 — protein sequence MTYISRYLVNHLLTFSLQDGDVQGVEEAQARLSFLAQNQKLWSQQMFLDVGEEAILLRDIQSLDELESYSYKSIYRCDAVNSEKHFPSLLLLVCQSAAQKKPDIHFFNCETVKAEKIRDDITQAVTDSSKTRSKNISDHLRLPQNIDNMIDPFDIPSPPIPHAPNPPPVNPPPYPGLRVNGGPEISFLRAEREVGILNHCFDDIENFMAKLQQTAEAAMVLNQRKKKNKKKSKKQSSEEDLLTAKARPPPEEEFVDIFQKFKYCFSLLARLKSAISNPSAEDLVHHVFKPLDMMVKTTGGPAMGGSVSSPALTNAAVTLLQDNLSEEERQLWTSLGPNWTLPRSQLRGPVAPYVPVFYDGWKPETLRPDGQVWEDPVESQHKHEDLQAKREQQPPQPVRPAITSSSDATDGSPVPPERLYSCMYDFIARNSTELSVQQGETLEVLESSKRWWKCRNYFNQVGFVPFNILQPMTHVESPVSSRPPSAPAPPPLPKTFSVVPPSPPVLHPSHSPQRPRSLPPYSQNIPAADDTENKAMLVNDELLHRLTNGKANLNKPLVIQRSSETSIPLDYDSSPEEVGEWLRGKGFSEPTVTCLGVLTGAQLFSLNKDELRAVIPEEGARVYSQLTVQKALLEDARRATELEEVMEKQKMKVDLKLESSTL from the exons ATGACATACATCTCAAGATATCTGGTCAAC caCCTCCTGACCTTCTCACTCCAAGATGGGGACGTGCAGGGTGTGGAGGAAGCCCAGGCACGACTCTCCTTCCTGGCTCAGAACCAAAAGCTGTGGAGTCAACAGATGTTCCTGGATGTTGGAGAAGAAGCTATTCTCCTCAGAGACATCCAGAGCCTG gacgAGCTGGAGAGCTACTCCTATAAATCCATCTACCGCTGCGATGCAGTCAACTCTGAAAAACACTTCCCTTCGCTCCTGTTGTTGGTCTGCCAGAGTGCCGCGCAGAAGAAGCCTGACATCCATTTTTTCAACTGCGAGACGGTGAAG GCCGAGAAGATCCGTGATGACATTACGCAGGCAGTTACTGATTCCTCAAAAACACGGAGCAAGAACATCTCTGATCACCTCAG gCTACCTCAGAACATCGATAACATGATTGACCCCTTTGACATCCCgagcccccccatcccacacgCTCCGAACCCCCCACCGGTCAACCCTCCACCGTACCCGGGACTGAGAG TCAACGGTGGACCTGAAATCTCCTTCCTGCGAGCAGAAAGAGAAGTG GGGATCCTCAATCACTGCTTCGACGACATCGAGAACTTCATGGCCAAGTTGCAGCAGACTGCAGAGGCGGCGATGGTGCTgaaccagaggaagaagaaaaacaagaagaagagtAAAAAGCAAAGTTCAGAAG AAGATTTACTCACTGCCAAGGCCCGGCCTCCACCAGAGGAGGAATTCGTCGACATCTTCCAGAAATTTAAATATTGCTTCAGCTTGCTG GCCCGTTTGAAATCAGCCATCTCCAACCCGTCAGCAGAGGACCTGGTCCACCACGTCTTCAAACCACTGGACATG ATGGTGAAGACGACCGGGGGGCCGGCCATGGGAGGCTCGGTGTCCAGCCCCGCCTTGACCAACGCCGCCGTCACGCTTCTACAAGACAACCTGAGCGAGGAGGAAAGGCAGCTGTGGACGTCTCTCGGCCCCAACTGGACCCTCCCACG TTCTCAGCTCAGAGGACCAGTAGCGCCGTACGTCCCTGTTTTCTATGACGGCTGGAAACCAGAAACCCTGAGGCCAGACGGGCAGGTTTGGGAAGATCCGGTTGAGTCACAGCACAAACATGAGGACCTCCAGGCCAAACGAGAG cagcagccacctcAGCCTGTCCGACCTGCAATCACCAGCAGCAGTGACGCAAC AGACGGCAGCCCAGTCCCACCCGAGAGGCTCTACAGCTGCATGTATGATTTCATAGCGAGGAACAGCACGGAGCTGTCGGTGCAGCAGGGGGAGACACTTGAG GTGCTTGAGTCCTCCAAGCGCTGGTGGAAGTGTAGGAATTACTTCAACCAGGTCGGATTTGTCCCCTTCAACATCCTCCAGCCCATGACCCACGTGGAGAGCCCAGTGAGCAGCAGACCCCCCAGT GCGCCGGCCCCGCCGCCCCTCCCAAAGACCTTCTCCGTAGTCCCACCCAGCCCGCCGGTTCTACACCCCTCACACTCCCCGCAGCGACCGCGCAGCTTACCGCCTTACAGCCAGAACATACCAGCTGCAGATGACACGGAAAATAAAG CCATGCTGGTCAATGACGAGCTGCTCCACAGGCTGACCAACGGAAAGGCCAATCTGAACAAACCTCTGGTCATCCAGCGCTCATCAGAGACCTCCATTCCTCTCGATTACGACTCTTCCCCAGAGGAAGTAGGCGAGTGGCTGAGAGGAAAAGGCTTCAGTGAACC AACAGTCACATGTCTGGGCGTGCTGACAGGAGCCCAGCTCTTCTCCCTCAACAAGGACGAGCTACGCGCCGTGATTCCAGAGGAGGGCGCCAGAGTGTACAGTCAGCTCACCGTGCAGAAAGCGCTGCTGGAG GATGCCAGACGAGCCACAGAACtggaggaagtgatggagaaaCAGAAGATGAAGGTTGACCTGAAGCTGGAGAGCAGTACCCTGTGA
- the LOC101074325 gene encoding epidermal growth factor receptor kinase substrate 8-like protein 1 isoform X3, which produces MTYISRYLVNHLLTFSLQDGDVQGVEEAQARLSFLAQNQKLWSQQMFLDVGEEAILLRDIQSLDELESYSYKSIYRCDAVNSEKHFPSLLLLVCQSAAQKKPDIHFFNCETVKAEKIRDDITQAVTDSSKTRSKNISDHLRLPQNIDNMIDPFDIPSPPIPHAPNPPPVNPPPYPGLRVNGGPEISFLRAEREVGILNHCFDDIENFMAKLQQTAEAAMVLNQRKKKNKKKSKKQSSEEDLLTAKARPPPEEEFVDIFQKFKYCFSLLARLKSAISNPSAEDLVHHVFKPLDMMVKTTGGPAMGGSVSSPALTNAAVTLLQDNLSEEERQLWTSLGPNWTLPRSQLRGPVAPYVPVFYDGWKPETLRPDGQVWEDPVESQHKHEDLQAKREQQPPQPVRPAITSSSDATRDGSPVPPERLYSCMYDFIARNSTELSVQQGETLEVLESSKRWWKCRNYFNQVGFVPFNILQPMTHVESPVSSRPPSAPAPPPLPKTFSVVPPSPPVLHPSHSPQRPRSLPPYSQNIPAADDTENKAMLVNDELLHRLTNGKANLNKPLVIQRSSETSIPLDYDSSPEEVGEWLRGKGFSEPTVTCLGVLTGAQLFSLNKDELRAVIPEEGARVYSQLTVQKALLEDARRATELEEVMEKQKMKVDLKLESSTL; this is translated from the exons ATGACATACATCTCAAGATATCTGGTCAAC caCCTCCTGACCTTCTCACTCCAAGATGGGGACGTGCAGGGTGTGGAGGAAGCCCAGGCACGACTCTCCTTCCTGGCTCAGAACCAAAAGCTGTGGAGTCAACAGATGTTCCTGGATGTTGGAGAAGAAGCTATTCTCCTCAGAGACATCCAGAGCCTG gacgAGCTGGAGAGCTACTCCTATAAATCCATCTACCGCTGCGATGCAGTCAACTCTGAAAAACACTTCCCTTCGCTCCTGTTGTTGGTCTGCCAGAGTGCCGCGCAGAAGAAGCCTGACATCCATTTTTTCAACTGCGAGACGGTGAAG GCCGAGAAGATCCGTGATGACATTACGCAGGCAGTTACTGATTCCTCAAAAACACGGAGCAAGAACATCTCTGATCACCTCAG gCTACCTCAGAACATCGATAACATGATTGACCCCTTTGACATCCCgagcccccccatcccacacgCTCCGAACCCCCCACCGGTCAACCCTCCACCGTACCCGGGACTGAGAG TCAACGGTGGACCTGAAATCTCCTTCCTGCGAGCAGAAAGAGAAGTG GGGATCCTCAATCACTGCTTCGACGACATCGAGAACTTCATGGCCAAGTTGCAGCAGACTGCAGAGGCGGCGATGGTGCTgaaccagaggaagaagaaaaacaagaagaagagtAAAAAGCAAAGTTCAGAAG AAGATTTACTCACTGCCAAGGCCCGGCCTCCACCAGAGGAGGAATTCGTCGACATCTTCCAGAAATTTAAATATTGCTTCAGCTTGCTG GCCCGTTTGAAATCAGCCATCTCCAACCCGTCAGCAGAGGACCTGGTCCACCACGTCTTCAAACCACTGGACATG ATGGTGAAGACGACCGGGGGGCCGGCCATGGGAGGCTCGGTGTCCAGCCCCGCCTTGACCAACGCCGCCGTCACGCTTCTACAAGACAACCTGAGCGAGGAGGAAAGGCAGCTGTGGACGTCTCTCGGCCCCAACTGGACCCTCCCACG TTCTCAGCTCAGAGGACCAGTAGCGCCGTACGTCCCTGTTTTCTATGACGGCTGGAAACCAGAAACCCTGAGGCCAGACGGGCAGGTTTGGGAAGATCCGGTTGAGTCACAGCACAAACATGAGGACCTCCAGGCCAAACGAGAG cagcagccacctcAGCCTGTCCGACCTGCAATCACCAGCAGCAGTGACGCAAC CAGAGACGGCAGCCCAGTCCCACCCGAGAGGCTCTACAGCTGCATGTATGATTTCATAGCGAGGAACAGCACGGAGCTGTCGGTGCAGCAGGGGGAGACACTTGAG GTGCTTGAGTCCTCCAAGCGCTGGTGGAAGTGTAGGAATTACTTCAACCAGGTCGGATTTGTCCCCTTCAACATCCTCCAGCCCATGACCCACGTGGAGAGCCCAGTGAGCAGCAGACCCCCCAGT GCGCCGGCCCCGCCGCCCCTCCCAAAGACCTTCTCCGTAGTCCCACCCAGCCCGCCGGTTCTACACCCCTCACACTCCCCGCAGCGACCGCGCAGCTTACCGCCTTACAGCCAGAACATACCAGCTGCAGATGACACGGAAAATAAAG CCATGCTGGTCAATGACGAGCTGCTCCACAGGCTGACCAACGGAAAGGCCAATCTGAACAAACCTCTGGTCATCCAGCGCTCATCAGAGACCTCCATTCCTCTCGATTACGACTCTTCCCCAGAGGAAGTAGGCGAGTGGCTGAGAGGAAAAGGCTTCAGTGAACC AACAGTCACATGTCTGGGCGTGCTGACAGGAGCCCAGCTCTTCTCCCTCAACAAGGACGAGCTACGCGCCGTGATTCCAGAGGAGGGCGCCAGAGTGTACAGTCAGCTCACCGTGCAGAAAGCGCTGCTGGAG GATGCCAGACGAGCCACAGAACtggaggaagtgatggagaaaCAGAAGATGAAGGTTGACCTGAAGCTGGAGAGCAGTACCCTGTGA
- the LOC101074103 gene encoding sodium-dependent neutral amino acid transporter B(0)AT2-like — protein MEKQPLPGDVNHTTESQLDGDAVEENQEGSSEATRVGWNSKLEYFLAQVGFSVGLGNVWRFPYLCHQNGGGAFLLLYVVLMLVVGIPLFFLELAAGQAIRQGSIGVWRSISPRLAGIGYSSCVVCFFVALYYNVILSWSIFYLGNSFQYPLPWETCPKEGNITVKECEESSPTSYFWYRKALDITDSIDETGSFNPYMVCCLLAAWTIVCLGMFKGIKTSVKVMYFSSIFPYVVLFCFLVRGLLLEGASEGIAYMFYPKLEIWADVQVWRQAATQVFFALGLGFGSVIAYSSYNPKNNNCHRDAFTVSAINFLTSVLATLVVFAVLGFRANQKVNDCISSNLHKIKLQILTGKVDNGLIPTLDFLHPSSVTLKDYNTWFNENENSFPGNLTACDLEKELQKGAEGTGLAFIAFTEAMSLLPGSPFWSALFFLMLLNLGLSTMFGTMEGILAPLTDRFKTLANNKTKFTIFSCVVGFLLGLPFTQRCGNYFVLMFDDYSATLPLIIVVMFETFSVSWLYGADRFLTDIEAMLGWRPSVIYKYLWKYICLFAMLGLLGATVIQMFIKPPTYLAWSRDEATEKYLNYPGWALALLALLIIFAMTPVPVALIHTVLKSRLKKTSRDAEMGQYSIVNSSDMTELDLNNGTAGAPS, from the exons ATGGAGAAGCAACCCTTGCCAGGTGATGTTAACCACACCACAGAGTCCCAGCTTGATGGCGATGCTGTTGAAGAGAACCAGGAGGGTTCATCTGAGGCCACTCGAGTAGGATGGAACAGTAAATTGGAGTATTTTCTGGCTCAAGTAGGATTCAGCGTCGGGCTCGGCAATGTGTGGCGGTTTCCATATTTGTGCCATCAAAACGGAGGAG gaGCTTTTCTCTTACTGTACGTGGTGCTGATGTTGGTTGTTGGcatccctcttttcttcctggAGCTGGCAGCTGGACAGGCCATCCGACAGGGCAGCATCGGAGTGTGGAGGTCCATCTCCCCCAGGCTAGCTGGCATTGGCTACTCTAGCTGTGTG GTATGTTTCTTTGTGGCTCTCTACTACAATGTGATCCTCTCATGGAGTATTTTCTATCTGGGGAACTCATTCCAGTACCCTTTACCCTGGGAAACATGTCCAAAAGAGGGGAACATAACag TAAAAGAGTGTGAAGAGAGCTCCCCCACATCATATTTCTGGTACCGTAAAGCTTTGGATATCACAGACTCCATCGACGAGACGGGCTCTTTCAACCCTTACATGGTGTGCTGTCTTTTGGCCGCCTGGACCATCGTGTGCCTGGGAATGTTCAAGGGAATCAAGACTTCTGTCAAG GTAATGtacttctcctccatcttcccctACGTGGTGCTTTTCTGCTTTCTCGTCCGAGGACTCCTGCTGGAGGGGGCTTCAGAGGGAATCGCCTACATGTTCTATCCAAAG CTGGAAATTTGGGCAGACGTTCAGGTGTGGCGGCAGGCTGCCACGCAGGTCTTCTTCGCTCTTGGCCTTGGCTTTGGCTCCGTTATTGCTTACTCTTCCTACAACCCTAAGAACAACAACTGCCATCGTGACGCCTTCACAGTCTCTGCCATAAACTTCCTCACATCAGTGCTCGCCACTCTCGTGGTGTTCGCTGTCCTCGGCTTCCGTGCCAATCAGAAGGTCAATGATTGTATCAGCAG taacttacataaaataaaactgcagatCCTCACTGGGAAGGTGGACAATGGCCTGATTCCAACCCTGGACTTTTTACATCCAAGTTCTGTTACTTTAAAAGACTACAATACCTGGttcaatgaaaatgaaaacagtttCCCTGGTAATTTAACAGCCTGTGACCTGGAAAAAGAGTTGCAGAAG GGGGCAGAGGGCACAGGCTTGGCCTTTATTGCCTTCACGGAAGCCATGTCCCTCCTGCCCGGCAGCCCCTTCTGGTCAGCGCTCTTCTTCCTTATGCTGCTCAATTTGGGACTGAGCACCATGTTTGGTACGATGGAAGGGATCCTCGCTCCACTCACAGACCGCTTCAAAACCCTGGCCAACAACAAGACCAAATTCACAA TTTTCAGCTGCGTGGTCGGCTTCCTGCTCGGCCTTCCCTTCACTCAGCGCTGCGGGAACTACTTTGTGTTGATGTTTGATGATTATTCGGCCACTCTGCCCCTCATTATTGTGGTTATGTTCGAGACCTTCAGCGTGTCCTGGCTGTACGGCGCTGACAG GTTCCTCACTGACATCGAGGCGATGCTGGGCTGGCGTCCCAGCGTGATTTACAAGTACCTGTGGAAGTACATCTGTTTGTTTGCTATGCTGGGGCTGCTCGGAGCCACTGTCATCCAGATGTTCATAAAACCCCCCACCTACTTGGCATGGAGCAGGGACGAG GCTACAGAGAAATACCTCAACTATCCTGGCTGGGCCCTGGCTCTTCTGGCTCTGCTCATCATCTTCGCCATGACGCCCGTCCCAGTGGCCCTGATCCACACAGTTCTGAAGAGCAGGCTCAAGAAGACATCGAGGGATGCAGAGATGGGACAGTACAGCATTGTTAACAGTTCTGACATGACAGAACTGGACCTAAACAACGGGACCGCTGGGGCGCCGTCCTGA